One Rissa tridactyla isolate bRisTri1 chromosome 1, bRisTri1.patW.cur.20221130, whole genome shotgun sequence DNA segment encodes these proteins:
- the LOC128904255 gene encoding uncharacterized protein LOC128904255, which produces MMDFKEEIKPISDTCISETSSGLSVRAGMTDLQGPQMLPELPALATHETHHIFVSYSNINSAWARNLIQSLEAMIPNLKACYHERDFIPGKTIIENMVEAIQGSQKIVLVLSPDFVQSRWCLLEANLSVFQDCLESKPVIPIMLVPCFVPMHLTHLTYIDASDTHFLDKVIKVICTPNHQMKNATMVPYSPPSLYNGKPLLALPAVDDQVIPRCRGGTFSEALPDQLKIVCEDTEVYRKAIRMINEVSSRVSPFSSVNIIFWISACLLGSLYLFNAIFLFVSLGQDSGDSYTTFLGCIMVFATLSSFSTLVNYVYNYKIKSADEKLLEMSQVAGEANSLLIKDSLLVGCDSRVKLQLVYISLAGCRRYFSETFGEGEYSAEEMFQRALHYFSSDYACCVAKKHFQFYSGTTSGHWDEGPCFCQFVSHCMEKESWHWNSGYRPDKREL; this is translated from the coding sequence ATGATGGATTTCAAAGAGGAAATTAAACCCATTTCAGATACTTGTATTAGTGAGACCAGTTCTGGATTATCTGTAAGAGCAGGAATGACAGATCTTCAAGGACCACAGATGCTTCCTGAGCTACCTGCACTGGCAACCCATGAGACTCACCACATCTTTGTCAGTTATAGTAACATCAATTCAGCCTGGGCGAGGAACCTTATCCAGAGCCTAGAAGCCATGATTCCGAATCTGAAGGCCTGTTATCATGAGAGGGACTTTATACCAGGTAAAACAATAATTGAAAACATGGTTGAGGCCATTCAAGGAAGCCAGAAAATTGTCTTAGTCCTCAGCCCTGACTTTGTCCAGAGTCGGTGGTGCCTTCTGGAAGCCAATCTCTCTGTCTTCCAAGACTGTTTAGAAAGCAAGCCAGTGATCCCCATCATGCTGGTGCCCTGTTTTGTGCCAATGCACCTCACTCATTTGACTTACATTGATGCCAGTGACACCCACTTTTTGGATAAGGTTATCAAGGTCATTTGCACTCCCAACCATCAGATGAAGAATGCCACCATGGTTCCTTATAGCCCTCCATCCCTTTACAATGGGAAACCCCTCCTGGCCCTACCTGCAGTGGATGATCAGGTCATTCCAAGATGCAGAGGAGGCACATTCAGTGAGGCACTGCCTGACCAGCTGAAGATAGTCTGTGAAGATACTGAGGTCTACAGAAAGGCCATCCGGATGATTAATGAGGTATCGTCTAGGGTATCACCTTTTTCATCAGTCAATATTATCTTCTGGATATCAGCTTGCCTGTTAGGAAGCTTGTATTTGTTTAATGCCATCTTCTTATTTGTTTCGTTAGGCCAGGACTCTGGTGACTCCTATACAACTTTCCTTGGCTGTATTATGGTCTTTGCAACTTTGTCTAGTTTTTCTACTCTTGTTAATTATGTCTACAACTATAAAATCAAATCAGCTGATGAGAAACTTCTGGAGATGTCCCAAGTTGCTGGTGAGGCCAACTCATTGCTGATAAAGGATTCCCTGTTGGTTGGCTGTGATTCCCGAGTGAAACTCCAGTTAGTTTACATCTCCCTTGCAGGGTGCAGAAGGTACTTCTCAGAGACTTTTGGAGAGGGAGAATACTCTGCCGAAGAGATGTTCCAGCGAGCCTTGCACTATTTCTCCTCTGATTATGCCTGTTGTGTAGCCAAGAAGCACTTCCAATTCTACTCAGGGACCACATCGGGGCACTGGGATGAAGGGCCCTGTTTTTGCCAGTTTGTTTCCCACTGCATGGAGAAAGAGTCCTGGCACTGGAATAGTGGTTATCGTCCAGATAAAAGAGAACTGTGA